A genomic region of Populus nigra chromosome 11, ddPopNigr1.1, whole genome shotgun sequence contains the following coding sequences:
- the LOC133668413 gene encoding uncharacterized protein LOC133668413 isoform X4 has product MPLKRSREQETPTMYKSKLQEVCQQRGWELPAYQVTKQGQDHNPLFSATVTVNATSFSSPSPSSSSKKAQSDAAKLAYDHFSLISSSSLSVSADCSGGSAGESTRLSQENPTPLSNTNPTAGKNTRQSHENPTPLSNANPTAGKNTRQSHENPTPLSKTNPTPLSNKAGAVAKTDESFGGCSSGSAGENTRLSPGGKLQLNLQAANPIPLSNEAVAVGKIDESFEGCSSGSAGGNTRLSPRGKLQLNLQAANPTPLSNEAVAVGKNDENFEGCSSGSAGGNACQSPTGKLQLNLRDANPTPLSNEAVAVGKNVESFEGCSSGSAGENTRLSPGGKLQLNLQAANPTPLSNEAVALGKIDESFEGCSSGSAGENTRLSPGGKLQLNLQAANPTPLSNEAVAVGKNDESFEGCSGGSAGGNARLSPRGKLQLNLQAANPTPLSNEAVAVGKIDESFEGCSSGSAGGNARLSPRGKLQLNLQAANPPPPSNEAMAVGKNDESFGVSAGCSSGSAGENTRLSPGGKLQLNLQDANPTPLSNEAVANAKNDEIFGGMQHLFKNQLQTYAQKRNFTLPVYSCERVGPPHASRFKCKVTVNGQTYEGREYFPTLIKAELAAAKAALMSLLSNGVEEDGFGYKSLLQELAQREGCGLPTYWTDKSGEAHVLTFVSKVEIEGEIFTGQGAKTKKQAEMSAAKIAYTALQQRYSSQSPGFLSTSSQFQEAPRSSPLSPACQSQEAVQSETPQFSVSNLRAGLTAYLQQNIQPKLPVSNEQAEEYRAVELLAANSVVSNHNPSIASPGQGSCSAMASITPSPAAAISSSPKHDLTSSSLPSDSPTNLATSSSIEFTVRGIRVLIHPSGTKMAYPAGSTVLPISDDKWAAVELPPQRSR; this is encoded by the exons ATGCCATTAAAAAGAAGCAGAGAGCAAGAGACGCCAACAATGTACAAATCAAAGCTTCAAGAAGTGTGCCAGCAGAGAGGATGGGAGTTGCCTGCCTATCAAGTCACTAAACAAGGACAAGATCACAACCCTCTCTTTTCAGCCACCGTCACCGTCAACGCCACCTCCTTTTCCTCTCCGTCTccctcttcttcctctaagaAAGCTCAAAGCGACGCCGCTAAACTCGCCTATGACCACTTCTCCctcatctcctcctcctccctttCTG TTTCTGCAGACTGTTCGGGTGGAAGCGCTGGGGAGAGTACTCGTCTATCTCAAGAAAATCCAACTCCCCTGTCAAATACAAATCCAACTGCTGGGAAGAATACTCGTCAATCTCATGAAAATCCAACTCCCCTGTCAAATGCAAATCCAACTGCTGGGAAGAATACTCGTCAATCTCATGAAAATCCAACTCCCCTGTCAAAAACAAATCCAACTCCCCTGTCAAATAAAGCCGGGGCAGTTGCCAAGACTGATGAGAGTTTTGGAG GCTGTTCGAGTGGAAGCGCTGGGGAGAATACTCGTCTCTCTCCCGGAGGGAAATTGCAACTAAACCTACAAGCTGCAAATCCAATTCCCCTGTCAAATGAAGCCGTGGCAGTTGGCAAAATTGATGAGAGTTTTGAAG GCTGTTCGAGTGGAAGTGCTGGGGGGAATACTCGTCTCTCTCCCAGAGGGAAATTGCAACTAAACCTACAAGCTGCAAATCCAACTCCCCTGTCTAATGAAGCCGTGGCAGTTGGCAAAAATGATGAGAATTTTGAAG GCTGTTCGAGTGGAAGTGCTGGGGGGAATGCTTGTCAATCTCCCACAGGGAAATTGCAACTAAACCTACGTGATGCAAATCCAACTCCCCTGTCAAATGAAGCAGTAGCTGTTGGCAAAAATGTTGAGAGTTTTGAAG GCTGTTCCAGTGGAAGTGCTGGGGAGAATACTCGTCTCTCTCCTGGAGGGAAATTGCAACTAAACCTACAAGCTGCAAATCCAACTCCCCTGTCAAATGAAGCCGTGGCACTTGGCAAAATTGATGAGAGTTTTGAAG GCTGTTCGAGTGGAAGCGCTGGGGAGAATACTCGTCTCTCTCCCGGAGGGAAATTGCAACTAAACCTACAAGCTGCAAATCCAACTCCCCTGTCAAATGAAGCAGTAGCTGTTGGCAAAAATGATGAGAGTTTTGAAG GCTGTTCGGGTGGAAGTGCTGGGGGGAATGCTCGTCTATCTCCCAGAGGGAAATTGCAACTAAACCTACAAGCTGCAAATCCAACTCCCCTGTCAAATGAAGCCGTGGCAGTTGGCAAAATTGATGAGAGTTTTGAAG GCTGTTCGAGTGGAAGTGCTGGGGGGAATGCTCGTCTATCTCCCAGAGGGAAATTGCAACTAAACCTACAAGCTGCAAATCCACCTCCCCCGTCAAATGAAGCCATGGCAGTTGGCAAAAATGATGAGAGTTTTGGAG TTTCTGCAGGCTGTTCCAGTGGAAGCGCTGGGGAGAATACTCGTCTATCTCCTGGAGGGAAATTGCAATTAAACCTACAAGATGCAAATCCAACTCCCCTGTCAAATGAAGCCGTGGCAAATGccaaaaatgatgaaatttttggAG GTATGCAGCACTTGTTTAAAAACCAGCTGCAAACCTATGCTCAAAAGAGAAATTTCACTCTACCTGTGTATTCTTGTGAGCGTGTGGGTCCTCCTCATGCTAGTCGCTTTAAGTGCAAGGTCACAGTAAATGGACAAACCTACGAGGGTCGAGAATATTTTCCCACATTGATTAAAGCTGAACTTGCAGCTGCAAAAGCTGCATTGATGTCATTATTGTCGAATGGAGTTGAAGAG gatGGGTTTGGCTATAAGAGTCTTTTACAAGAATTGGCTCAGAGAGAAGGTTGTGGTTTGCCAACTTATTGGACAGACAAATCTGGTGAAGCTCATGTGCTTACTTTTGTTTCAAAAGTGGAGATAGAAGGAGAGATTTTTACAGGACAAGGAGCAAAAACTAAGAAGCAAGCAGAGATGAGTGCAGCAAAGATTGCATATACAGCTCTACAACAGC GTTACTCAAGTCAGAGCCCTGGATTTCTCTCTACTTCTTCCCAATTTCAAGAAGCTCCTCGGAGCTCACCTCTCTCCCCTGCTTGCCAATCCCAAGAAGCTGTTCAGAGCGAAACTCCTCAGTTCTCAGTTTCTAACCTGCGTGCAGGTCTCACTGCTTATCTTCAACAAAACATCCAACCTAAATTGCCCGTGTCCAATGAACAAGCTGAAGAGTACAGAG CTGTTGAATTGCTGGCAGCAAATTCTGTAGTTAGCAATCACAATCCCTCCATTGCATCTCCAGGGCAAGGTAGTTGTTCAGCTATGGCAAGCATCACACCTTCACCTGCCGCAGCCATCTCTTCCTCGCCTAAACATGACCTGACTTCATCTTCTTTGCCTTCAGATTCCCCCACTAATTTAGCCACAAGCTCGAGTATCGAGTTTACGGTCCGAGGGATTAGGGTTCTGATTCATCCAAGTGGGACCAAAATGGCATATCCTGCAGGCAGCACTGTGTTGCCCATCAGCGATGACAAATGGGCTGCAGTGGAGTTGCCACCTCAACGGAGTCGGTAA
- the LOC133668413 gene encoding uncharacterized protein LOC133668413 isoform X5 — MPLKRSREQETPTMYKSKLQEVCQQRGWELPAYQVTKQGQDHNPLFSATVTVNATSFSSPSPSSSSKKAQSDAAKLAYDHFSLISSSSLSVSADCSGGSAGESTRLSQENPTPLSNTNPTAGKNTRQSHENPTPLSNANPTAGKNTRQSHENPTPLSKTNPTPLSNKAGAVAKTDESFGVSAGCSSGSAGENTRLSPGGKLQLNLQAANPIPLSNEAVAVGKIDESFEGCSSGSAGGNTRLSPRGKLQLNLQAANPTPLSNEAVAVGKNDENFEGCSSGSAGGNACQSPTGKLQLNLRDANPTPLSNEAVAVGKNVESFEGCSSGSAGENTRLSPGGKLQLNLQAANPTPLSNEAVALGKIDESFEGCSSGSAGENTRLSPGGKLQLNLQAANPTPLSNEAVAVGKNDESFEGCSGGSAGGNARLSPRGKLQLNLQAANPTPLSNEAVAVGKIDESFEGCSSGSAGGNARLSPRGKLQLNLQAANPPPPSNEAMAVGKNDESFGVSAGCSSGSAGENTRLSPGGKLQLNLQDANPTPLSNEAVANAKNDEIFGGMQHLFKNQLQTYAQKRNFTLPVYSCERVGPPHASRFKCKVTVNGQTYEGREYFPTLIKAELAAAKAALMSLLSNGVEEDGFGYKSLLQELAQREGCGLPTYWTDKSGEAHVLTFVSKVEIEGEIFTGQGAKTKKQAEMSAAKIAYTALQQRYSSQSPGFLSTSSQFQEAPRSSPLSPACQSQEAVQSETPQFSVSNLRAGLTAYLQQNIQPKLPVSNEQAEEYRANSVVSNHNPSIASPGQGSCSAMASITPSPAAAISSSPKHDLTSSSLPSDSPTNLATSSSIEFTVRGIRVLIHPSGTKMAYPAGSTVLPISDDKWAAVELPPQRSR; from the exons ATGCCATTAAAAAGAAGCAGAGAGCAAGAGACGCCAACAATGTACAAATCAAAGCTTCAAGAAGTGTGCCAGCAGAGAGGATGGGAGTTGCCTGCCTATCAAGTCACTAAACAAGGACAAGATCACAACCCTCTCTTTTCAGCCACCGTCACCGTCAACGCCACCTCCTTTTCCTCTCCGTCTccctcttcttcctctaagaAAGCTCAAAGCGACGCCGCTAAACTCGCCTATGACCACTTCTCCctcatctcctcctcctccctttCTG TTTCTGCAGACTGTTCGGGTGGAAGCGCTGGGGAGAGTACTCGTCTATCTCAAGAAAATCCAACTCCCCTGTCAAATACAAATCCAACTGCTGGGAAGAATACTCGTCAATCTCATGAAAATCCAACTCCCCTGTCAAATGCAAATCCAACTGCTGGGAAGAATACTCGTCAATCTCATGAAAATCCAACTCCCCTGTCAAAAACAAATCCAACTCCCCTGTCAAATAAAGCCGGGGCAGTTGCCAAGACTGATGAGAGTTTTGGAG TTTCTGCAGGCTGTTCGAGTGGAAGCGCTGGGGAGAATACTCGTCTCTCTCCCGGAGGGAAATTGCAACTAAACCTACAAGCTGCAAATCCAATTCCCCTGTCAAATGAAGCCGTGGCAGTTGGCAAAATTGATGAGAGTTTTGAAG GCTGTTCGAGTGGAAGTGCTGGGGGGAATACTCGTCTCTCTCCCAGAGGGAAATTGCAACTAAACCTACAAGCTGCAAATCCAACTCCCCTGTCTAATGAAGCCGTGGCAGTTGGCAAAAATGATGAGAATTTTGAAG GCTGTTCGAGTGGAAGTGCTGGGGGGAATGCTTGTCAATCTCCCACAGGGAAATTGCAACTAAACCTACGTGATGCAAATCCAACTCCCCTGTCAAATGAAGCAGTAGCTGTTGGCAAAAATGTTGAGAGTTTTGAAG GCTGTTCCAGTGGAAGTGCTGGGGAGAATACTCGTCTCTCTCCTGGAGGGAAATTGCAACTAAACCTACAAGCTGCAAATCCAACTCCCCTGTCAAATGAAGCCGTGGCACTTGGCAAAATTGATGAGAGTTTTGAAG GCTGTTCGAGTGGAAGCGCTGGGGAGAATACTCGTCTCTCTCCCGGAGGGAAATTGCAACTAAACCTACAAGCTGCAAATCCAACTCCCCTGTCAAATGAAGCAGTAGCTGTTGGCAAAAATGATGAGAGTTTTGAAG GCTGTTCGGGTGGAAGTGCTGGGGGGAATGCTCGTCTATCTCCCAGAGGGAAATTGCAACTAAACCTACAAGCTGCAAATCCAACTCCCCTGTCAAATGAAGCCGTGGCAGTTGGCAAAATTGATGAGAGTTTTGAAG GCTGTTCGAGTGGAAGTGCTGGGGGGAATGCTCGTCTATCTCCCAGAGGGAAATTGCAACTAAACCTACAAGCTGCAAATCCACCTCCCCCGTCAAATGAAGCCATGGCAGTTGGCAAAAATGATGAGAGTTTTGGAG TTTCTGCAGGCTGTTCCAGTGGAAGCGCTGGGGAGAATACTCGTCTATCTCCTGGAGGGAAATTGCAATTAAACCTACAAGATGCAAATCCAACTCCCCTGTCAAATGAAGCCGTGGCAAATGccaaaaatgatgaaatttttggAG GTATGCAGCACTTGTTTAAAAACCAGCTGCAAACCTATGCTCAAAAGAGAAATTTCACTCTACCTGTGTATTCTTGTGAGCGTGTGGGTCCTCCTCATGCTAGTCGCTTTAAGTGCAAGGTCACAGTAAATGGACAAACCTACGAGGGTCGAGAATATTTTCCCACATTGATTAAAGCTGAACTTGCAGCTGCAAAAGCTGCATTGATGTCATTATTGTCGAATGGAGTTGAAGAG gatGGGTTTGGCTATAAGAGTCTTTTACAAGAATTGGCTCAGAGAGAAGGTTGTGGTTTGCCAACTTATTGGACAGACAAATCTGGTGAAGCTCATGTGCTTACTTTTGTTTCAAAAGTGGAGATAGAAGGAGAGATTTTTACAGGACAAGGAGCAAAAACTAAGAAGCAAGCAGAGATGAGTGCAGCAAAGATTGCATATACAGCTCTACAACAGC GTTACTCAAGTCAGAGCCCTGGATTTCTCTCTACTTCTTCCCAATTTCAAGAAGCTCCTCGGAGCTCACCTCTCTCCCCTGCTTGCCAATCCCAAGAAGCTGTTCAGAGCGAAACTCCTCAGTTCTCAGTTTCTAACCTGCGTGCAGGTCTCACTGCTTATCTTCAACAAAACATCCAACCTAAATTGCCCGTGTCCAATGAACAAGCTGAAGAGTACAGAG CAAATTCTGTAGTTAGCAATCACAATCCCTCCATTGCATCTCCAGGGCAAGGTAGTTGTTCAGCTATGGCAAGCATCACACCTTCACCTGCCGCAGCCATCTCTTCCTCGCCTAAACATGACCTGACTTCATCTTCTTTGCCTTCAGATTCCCCCACTAATTTAGCCACAAGCTCGAGTATCGAGTTTACGGTCCGAGGGATTAGGGTTCTGATTCATCCAAGTGGGACCAAAATGGCATATCCTGCAGGCAGCACTGTGTTGCCCATCAGCGATGACAAATGGGCTGCAGTGGAGTTGCCACCTCAACGGAGTCGGTAA